The following are encoded in a window of Manduca sexta isolate Smith_Timp_Sample1 chromosome 16, JHU_Msex_v1.0, whole genome shotgun sequence genomic DNA:
- the LOC115443236 gene encoding dystroglycan isoform X2 — translation MRAECGEMGRAQYVACALLLLCPLALSRHDDDFAFDASEEFQVELTANHSEIAKNGLRRLWGVPDTSAYVGHLFRMEIPKEAFSGKVLAYKVRSEEGRRTPSWLAVDSRHGLISGVPQKQDLGTHTFTVTAHGATRGLTATDSFTIEVKKAEEKPHSKYGTCVGVESRLALALLVDGAFHNIAPRHRIRALMQLANFMAIDGDEFWMEPYKTESHAETILSGIGSSQRKRGDATTAIYLNVGCGNKLWSQHKVLVAGLREQSRDGTLAHVVRLPVIGWRLLALQPAPRVKRQSQFEGSGMAVYDTEYDNDDDVDYSGYDDDKDDEDDYGHDGDSPFTNGEENGENPVWEHTSETINNQFTHAPVSPRKFNEVVISPQYPDVVDATTVETEVQTVVIRASHEMPPIPPSEHPTSVTSPLPATSSEFPTEPSTTSSTTTSTTTSTTTSTTQTSTVATTPTTVTTPTTVSTTTPTPETTLQEVTKQDTTATEGKSTIIGQTTETVTFAMPVNQPPSLKHHMKKLAIIAGKAFRYIIPTDLFTDPEEGSNLTFTMYEADNVRLSKTSWIQFIPSGREVYGLPLEAHVSRWNFIVEAQDSEGLVARGPLDITVQQHKSGRTINHQFIMQFKLLKEVNNAIDWQIRALEGIVNLFRDTDMDHLTVLNATQNGDICEFVWTNDTLPKDAACPTDDIKKLMKIMESDTEAGSPSASLVRVMSPELKVSGVRWRGAGACAAGAAGAAPGAAPATRAPDTYPPVTRNQVDHINAAVGQLLVYKVPEDTFFDPEDGGTRNLHLSLRYSDRTELPPGHWLQFDAKNQEFYGLPAPGDEGSVSYQLIAEDSSKKSAHDSLIVEVSKAPEIRPTVEFQMTMEYPFPKLAYDANNKRKVVEKLAALFGQKETANIRIQSITNNPTTIIWYNTSLPMDRCPKKEIEDLRNMIIADERGTTGGALKDHVDQIFDKDLKVMSIRLIPLGLCAEQGTKVAKPTIPVHSGATNTQGSKAGSVQDQTYLVTFVIPAVVIVCMILLAGIIACVLYRRRRTGKMSVGDEEERQAFRSKGIPVIFQDELEERGDAEPVHKSPVIMREEKPPLLPPAPDYRSGEDAPYRPPPPFAASRTPPRPKATPTYRKPPPYVPP, via the exons ATGAGAGCCGAGTGTGGCGAGATGGGGCGCGCGCAGTACGTCGCGTGTGCGCTGTTGCTGCTGTGCCCGCTGGCGCTCAGCAGGCACGACGACGACTTCGCCTTTGACGCGAGCGAAGAATTTCAG GTTGAATTAACTGCCAATCATTCTGAAATAGCAAAAAATGGCCTAAGAAGGTTATGGGGTGTCCCCGATACGTCGGCCTACGTGGGACATTTGTTCCGTATGGAAATCCCGAAGGAAGCGTTCTCAGGCAAAGTTTTAGCTTATAAG GTTCGCAGTGAAGAGGGCCGACGCACGCCGAGCTGGCTGGCCGTGGACTCGAGGCATGGCTTGATCAGCGGCGTGCCTCAGAAGCAGGATCTCGGCACGCACACATTCACCGTCACCGCGCACGGCGCCACGCGCGGACTCACCGCCACCGACTCCTTTACTATTGAG GTAAAGAAAGCGGAAGAGAAGCCGCACTCGAAGTACGGCACGTGCGTGGGCGTGGAGAGCCGCCTGGCGCTGGCGCTGCTCGTGGACGGCGCCTTCCACAACATCGCGCCGCGGCACCGCATCCGCGCACTCATGCAGCTCGCCAACTTCATGGCCATCGACGGC GATGAATTTTGGATGGAGCCATATAAGACTGAATCACACGCAGAAACAATACTGAGTGGCATAGGTTCATCGCAACGCAAGCGCGGTGACGCCACAACcgctatttatttaaat GTGGGCTGCGGCAACAAGCTGTGGAGCCAGCACAAGGTGCTGGTGGCGGGGCTGCGCGAGCAGTCGCGCGACGGCACGCTCGCGCACGTCGTGCGCCTGCCCGTCATCGGCTGGCGGCTGCTGGCGCTGCAGCCCGCGCCCAGGGTCAAGAGACAG TCCCAGTTCGAAGGGTCGGGAATGGCTGTATACGACACTGAGTATGATAACGACGACGACGTGGACTACAGCGGCTACGACGACGACAAAGACGACGAAGATGACTACGGACACGACGGCGACAGCCCCTTCACG AATGGTGAAGAAAATGGGGAAAACCCGGTATGGGAACACACTTCGGAAACAATTAACAATCAATTCACACATGCACCGGTGTCGCCAAGGAAGTTTAACGAAGTTGTCATCAGCCCGCAATACCCTGACGTAGTAGACGCGACCACAGTTGAAACTGAAGTT CAAACCGTAGTTATACGTGCATCGCACGAAATGCCGCCTATACCTCCGTCGGAGCACCCCACGTCTGTGACGTCACCGTTGCCCGCCACCTCCTCCGAGTTCCCCACGGAACCGAGCACGACCTCGTCCACGACTACGTCGACTACGACTTCGACTACAACATCGACTACGCAGACGTCGACGGTGGCTACCACACCGACTACAGTGACAACTCCGACTACGGTTTCAACGACTACGCCGACGCCTGAGACCACGTTGCAGGAGGTTACCAAGCAG GACACAACAGCAACGGAAGGCAAAAGTACAATAATAGGTCAGACTACGGAGACCGTGACGTTCGCAATGCCAGTGAACCAACCACCATCGCTCAAACACCACATGAAGAAACTGGCCATCATCGCGGGCAAGGCGTTCAG GTATATAATACCAACGGATCTATTCACGGACCCAGAAGAAGGCAGCAACCTTACGTTTACGATGTACGAGGCTGACAACGTGCGGCTCAGCAAGACCTCCTGGATACAGTTCATTCCGTCCGGACGGGAAGTCTATGGATT GCCACTGGAAGCCCACGTATCTCGCTGGAACTTCATAGTCGAAGCTCAGGACAGCGAAGGATTAGTAGCGCGCGGTCCCCTAGACATCACCGTCCAACAACACAAGAGCGGCCGCACCATCAACCACCAATTCATCATGCAGTTCAAACTCCTCAAGGAGGTCAACAACGCCATAGACTGGCAGATCAGAGCCTTGGAAGGAATCGTCAACCTGTTCCGGGATACTGATATGGATCATTTGACGGTGCTCAATGCTACGCAAAATGGAGATATATGCGAGTTCGTATGGACTAATGATACATTGCCGAAAGATGCTGCATGCCCCACTGATGACATTAAAAAGCTTATGAAg ATAATGGAATCCGACACGGAAGCGGGCAGTCCGTCCGCGAGCCTGGTGCGCGTCATGTCGCCGGAGCTGAAGGTGTCGGGCGTGCGctggcgcggcgcgggcgcgtgcgcggcgggcgcggcgggcgcggcgccgggCGCGGCCCCCGCCACGCGCGCCCCCGACACCTACCCGCCCGTCACGCGCAACCAGGTCGATCACATCAACGCCGCCGTGGGACAACTGCTTGTATACAAAGTGCCAGAG GACACGTTCTTCGACCCGGAGGATGGAGGTACTCGCAACCTGCACCTCTCTCTGCGGTACAGCGACCGCACGGAGCTGCCGCCGGGCCACTGGCTGCAGTTCGACGCCAAGAACCAGGAGTTCTACGGCCTGCCCGCGCCCGGCGACGAGGGCAGCGTTTCTTACCAACTg ATTGCAGAAGACTCGAGCAAGAAGAGTGCACACGACAGTTTAATAGTTGAAGTGTCAAAGGCACCGGAAATTCGTCCCACAGTCGAGTTCCAAATGACTATGGAGTATCCGTTCCCGAAACTAGCGTATGACGCAAACAACAAACGTAAAGTCGTCGAGAAACTCGCCGCATTGTTCGGACAGAAAGAGACAGCGAATATAAGGATACAGAGCATTACTAACAATCCTACTACGATAATATG GTACAACACAAGCCTGCCAATGGACAGATGTCCTAAAAAGGAAATCGAAGACCTCCGCAATATGATAATAGCCGACGAGCGTGGCACTACAGGTGGCGCTCTTAAAGACCACGTAGACCAAATATTCGATAAAGACTTAAAAGTAATGTCCATAAGACTTATACCTCTGGGGCTGTGCGCAGAGCAGGGCACTAAAGTGGCCAAGCCAACGATACCGGTGCACTCCGGTGCCACTAACACTCAAGGCAGTAAGGCTGGAAGTGTACAGGACCAAACCTACCTCGTGACCTTCGTCATACCAGCGGTTGTGATTGTCTGTATGATTCTGTTGGCCGGAATCATCGCCTGTGTCTTGTATAGAAGAAGACGAACCg GTAAAATGAGCGTCGGCGACGAGGAGGAGCGACAGGCGTTCCGCTCGAAGGGCATCCCGGTGATCTTCCAGGACGAGCTGGAGGAGCGCGGGGACGCCGAGCCCGTGCACAAGAGCCCCGTCATCATGCGCGAGGAGAAGCCGCCGCTGCTGCCGCCCGCGCCCGACTACAG GTCTGGCGAGGACGCGCCGTaccggccgccgccgccgttcGCCGCATCACGCACGCCGCCGCGGCCCAAGGCCACTCCCACCTACAGGAAACCTCCCCCTTACGTGCCGCCTTAA
- the LOC115443236 gene encoding dystroglycan isoform X1, giving the protein MRAECGEMGRAQYVACALLLLCPLALSRHDDDFAFDASEEFQVELTANHSEIAKNGLRRLWGVPDTSAYVGHLFRMEIPKEAFSGKVLAYKVRSEEGRRTPSWLAVDSRHGLISGVPQKQDLGTHTFTVTAHGATRGLTATDSFTIEVKKAEEKPHSKYGTCVGVESRLALALLVDGAFHNIAPRHRIRALMQLANFMAIDGDEFWMEPYKTESHAETILSGIGSSQRKRGDATTAIYLNVGCGNKLWSQHKVLVAGLREQSRDGTLAHVVRLPVIGWRLLALQPAPRVKRQSQFEGSGMAVYDTEYDNDDDVDYSGYDDDKDDEDDYGHDGDSPFTVDASLPPPVPRPHPHRHHHGEAPHTTTDTFQSSPPPPSTPAPPLTPVPSVPSVPPPSPPAEPTAAPTTEELTTARAQDTTPDSASTNTYTTENGEENGENPVWEHTSETINNQFTHAPVSPRKFNEVVISPQYPDVVDATTVETEVQTVVIRASHEMPPIPPSEHPTSVTSPLPATSSEFPTEPSTTSSTTTSTTTSTTTSTTQTSTVATTPTTVTTPTTVSTTTPTPETTLQEVTKQDTTATEGKSTIIGQTTETVTFAMPVNQPPSLKHHMKKLAIIAGKAFRYIIPTDLFTDPEEGSNLTFTMYEADNVRLSKTSWIQFIPSGREVYGLPLEAHVSRWNFIVEAQDSEGLVARGPLDITVQQHKSGRTINHQFIMQFKLLKEVNNAIDWQIRALEGIVNLFRDTDMDHLTVLNATQNGDICEFVWTNDTLPKDAACPTDDIKKLMKIMESDTEAGSPSASLVRVMSPELKVSGVRWRGAGACAAGAAGAAPGAAPATRAPDTYPPVTRNQVDHINAAVGQLLVYKVPEDTFFDPEDGGTRNLHLSLRYSDRTELPPGHWLQFDAKNQEFYGLPAPGDEGSVSYQLIAEDSSKKSAHDSLIVEVSKAPEIRPTVEFQMTMEYPFPKLAYDANNKRKVVEKLAALFGQKETANIRIQSITNNPTTIIWYNTSLPMDRCPKKEIEDLRNMIIADERGTTGGALKDHVDQIFDKDLKVMSIRLIPLGLCAEQGTKVAKPTIPVHSGATNTQGSKAGSVQDQTYLVTFVIPAVVIVCMILLAGIIACVLYRRRRTGKMSVGDEEERQAFRSKGIPVIFQDELEERGDAEPVHKSPVIMREEKPPLLPPAPDYRSGEDAPYRPPPPFAASRTPPRPKATPTYRKPPPYVPP; this is encoded by the exons ATGAGAGCCGAGTGTGGCGAGATGGGGCGCGCGCAGTACGTCGCGTGTGCGCTGTTGCTGCTGTGCCCGCTGGCGCTCAGCAGGCACGACGACGACTTCGCCTTTGACGCGAGCGAAGAATTTCAG GTTGAATTAACTGCCAATCATTCTGAAATAGCAAAAAATGGCCTAAGAAGGTTATGGGGTGTCCCCGATACGTCGGCCTACGTGGGACATTTGTTCCGTATGGAAATCCCGAAGGAAGCGTTCTCAGGCAAAGTTTTAGCTTATAAG GTTCGCAGTGAAGAGGGCCGACGCACGCCGAGCTGGCTGGCCGTGGACTCGAGGCATGGCTTGATCAGCGGCGTGCCTCAGAAGCAGGATCTCGGCACGCACACATTCACCGTCACCGCGCACGGCGCCACGCGCGGACTCACCGCCACCGACTCCTTTACTATTGAG GTAAAGAAAGCGGAAGAGAAGCCGCACTCGAAGTACGGCACGTGCGTGGGCGTGGAGAGCCGCCTGGCGCTGGCGCTGCTCGTGGACGGCGCCTTCCACAACATCGCGCCGCGGCACCGCATCCGCGCACTCATGCAGCTCGCCAACTTCATGGCCATCGACGGC GATGAATTTTGGATGGAGCCATATAAGACTGAATCACACGCAGAAACAATACTGAGTGGCATAGGTTCATCGCAACGCAAGCGCGGTGACGCCACAACcgctatttatttaaat GTGGGCTGCGGCAACAAGCTGTGGAGCCAGCACAAGGTGCTGGTGGCGGGGCTGCGCGAGCAGTCGCGCGACGGCACGCTCGCGCACGTCGTGCGCCTGCCCGTCATCGGCTGGCGGCTGCTGGCGCTGCAGCCCGCGCCCAGGGTCAAGAGACAG TCCCAGTTCGAAGGGTCGGGAATGGCTGTATACGACACTGAGTATGATAACGACGACGACGTGGACTACAGCGGCTACGACGACGACAAAGACGACGAAGATGACTACGGACACGACGGCGACAGCCCCTTCACG GTGGACGCGTCGCTCCCGCCTCCCGTCCCCCGCCCGCACCCCCACCGGCACCACCACGGCGAGGCGCCACACACCACCACCGACACGTTTCAgagctcgccgccgccgccgtcgACCCCGGCCCCTCCCCTCACCCCCGTACCGTCTGTACCGTCTGTACCGCCACCCTCCCCCCCGGCCGAGCCCACTGCCGCCCCGACCACGGAGGAACTCACAACCGCGCGCGCCCAGGATACCACTCCCGACTCCGCATCTACTAATACGTATACCACGGAG AATGGTGAAGAAAATGGGGAAAACCCGGTATGGGAACACACTTCGGAAACAATTAACAATCAATTCACACATGCACCGGTGTCGCCAAGGAAGTTTAACGAAGTTGTCATCAGCCCGCAATACCCTGACGTAGTAGACGCGACCACAGTTGAAACTGAAGTT CAAACCGTAGTTATACGTGCATCGCACGAAATGCCGCCTATACCTCCGTCGGAGCACCCCACGTCTGTGACGTCACCGTTGCCCGCCACCTCCTCCGAGTTCCCCACGGAACCGAGCACGACCTCGTCCACGACTACGTCGACTACGACTTCGACTACAACATCGACTACGCAGACGTCGACGGTGGCTACCACACCGACTACAGTGACAACTCCGACTACGGTTTCAACGACTACGCCGACGCCTGAGACCACGTTGCAGGAGGTTACCAAGCAG GACACAACAGCAACGGAAGGCAAAAGTACAATAATAGGTCAGACTACGGAGACCGTGACGTTCGCAATGCCAGTGAACCAACCACCATCGCTCAAACACCACATGAAGAAACTGGCCATCATCGCGGGCAAGGCGTTCAG GTATATAATACCAACGGATCTATTCACGGACCCAGAAGAAGGCAGCAACCTTACGTTTACGATGTACGAGGCTGACAACGTGCGGCTCAGCAAGACCTCCTGGATACAGTTCATTCCGTCCGGACGGGAAGTCTATGGATT GCCACTGGAAGCCCACGTATCTCGCTGGAACTTCATAGTCGAAGCTCAGGACAGCGAAGGATTAGTAGCGCGCGGTCCCCTAGACATCACCGTCCAACAACACAAGAGCGGCCGCACCATCAACCACCAATTCATCATGCAGTTCAAACTCCTCAAGGAGGTCAACAACGCCATAGACTGGCAGATCAGAGCCTTGGAAGGAATCGTCAACCTGTTCCGGGATACTGATATGGATCATTTGACGGTGCTCAATGCTACGCAAAATGGAGATATATGCGAGTTCGTATGGACTAATGATACATTGCCGAAAGATGCTGCATGCCCCACTGATGACATTAAAAAGCTTATGAAg ATAATGGAATCCGACACGGAAGCGGGCAGTCCGTCCGCGAGCCTGGTGCGCGTCATGTCGCCGGAGCTGAAGGTGTCGGGCGTGCGctggcgcggcgcgggcgcgtgcgcggcgggcgcggcgggcgcggcgccgggCGCGGCCCCCGCCACGCGCGCCCCCGACACCTACCCGCCCGTCACGCGCAACCAGGTCGATCACATCAACGCCGCCGTGGGACAACTGCTTGTATACAAAGTGCCAGAG GACACGTTCTTCGACCCGGAGGATGGAGGTACTCGCAACCTGCACCTCTCTCTGCGGTACAGCGACCGCACGGAGCTGCCGCCGGGCCACTGGCTGCAGTTCGACGCCAAGAACCAGGAGTTCTACGGCCTGCCCGCGCCCGGCGACGAGGGCAGCGTTTCTTACCAACTg ATTGCAGAAGACTCGAGCAAGAAGAGTGCACACGACAGTTTAATAGTTGAAGTGTCAAAGGCACCGGAAATTCGTCCCACAGTCGAGTTCCAAATGACTATGGAGTATCCGTTCCCGAAACTAGCGTATGACGCAAACAACAAACGTAAAGTCGTCGAGAAACTCGCCGCATTGTTCGGACAGAAAGAGACAGCGAATATAAGGATACAGAGCATTACTAACAATCCTACTACGATAATATG GTACAACACAAGCCTGCCAATGGACAGATGTCCTAAAAAGGAAATCGAAGACCTCCGCAATATGATAATAGCCGACGAGCGTGGCACTACAGGTGGCGCTCTTAAAGACCACGTAGACCAAATATTCGATAAAGACTTAAAAGTAATGTCCATAAGACTTATACCTCTGGGGCTGTGCGCAGAGCAGGGCACTAAAGTGGCCAAGCCAACGATACCGGTGCACTCCGGTGCCACTAACACTCAAGGCAGTAAGGCTGGAAGTGTACAGGACCAAACCTACCTCGTGACCTTCGTCATACCAGCGGTTGTGATTGTCTGTATGATTCTGTTGGCCGGAATCATCGCCTGTGTCTTGTATAGAAGAAGACGAACCg GTAAAATGAGCGTCGGCGACGAGGAGGAGCGACAGGCGTTCCGCTCGAAGGGCATCCCGGTGATCTTCCAGGACGAGCTGGAGGAGCGCGGGGACGCCGAGCCCGTGCACAAGAGCCCCGTCATCATGCGCGAGGAGAAGCCGCCGCTGCTGCCGCCCGCGCCCGACTACAG GTCTGGCGAGGACGCGCCGTaccggccgccgccgccgttcGCCGCATCACGCACGCCGCCGCGGCCCAAGGCCACTCCCACCTACAGGAAACCTCCCCCTTACGTGCCGCCTTAA
- the LOC115443236 gene encoding dystroglycan isoform X3 produces the protein MRAECGEMGRAQYVACALLLLCPLALSRHDDDFAFDASEEFQVELTANHSEIAKNGLRRLWGVPDTSAYVGHLFRMEIPKEAFSGKVLAYKVRSEEGRRTPSWLAVDSRHGLISGVPQKQDLGTHTFTVTAHGATRGLTATDSFTIEVKKAEEKPHSKYGTCVGVESRLALALLVDGAFHNIAPRHRIRALMQLANFMAIDGDEFWMEPYKTESHAETILSGIGSSQRKRGDATTAIYLNVGCGNKLWSQHKVLVAGLREQSRDGTLAHVVRLPVIGWRLLALQPAPRVKRQSQFEGSGMAVYDTEYDNDDDVDYSGYDDDKDDEDDYGHDGDSPFTVDASLPPPVPRPHPHRHHHGEAPHTTTDTFQSSPPPPSTPAPPLTPVPSVPSVPPPSPPAEPTAAPTTEELTTARAQDTTPDSASTNTYTTENGEENGENPVWEHTSETINNQFTHAPVSPRKFNEVVISPQYPDVVDATTVETEVDTTATEGKSTIIGQTTETVTFAMPVNQPPSLKHHMKKLAIIAGKAFRYIIPTDLFTDPEEGSNLTFTMYEADNVRLSKTSWIQFIPSGREVYGLPLEAHVSRWNFIVEAQDSEGLVARGPLDITVQQHKSGRTINHQFIMQFKLLKEVNNAIDWQIRALEGIVNLFRDTDMDHLTVLNATQNGDICEFVWTNDTLPKDAACPTDDIKKLMKIMESDTEAGSPSASLVRVMSPELKVSGVRWRGAGACAAGAAGAAPGAAPATRAPDTYPPVTRNQVDHINAAVGQLLVYKVPEDTFFDPEDGGTRNLHLSLRYSDRTELPPGHWLQFDAKNQEFYGLPAPGDEGSVSYQLIAEDSSKKSAHDSLIVEVSKAPEIRPTVEFQMTMEYPFPKLAYDANNKRKVVEKLAALFGQKETANIRIQSITNNPTTIIWYNTSLPMDRCPKKEIEDLRNMIIADERGTTGGALKDHVDQIFDKDLKVMSIRLIPLGLCAEQGTKVAKPTIPVHSGATNTQGSKAGSVQDQTYLVTFVIPAVVIVCMILLAGIIACVLYRRRRTGKMSVGDEEERQAFRSKGIPVIFQDELEERGDAEPVHKSPVIMREEKPPLLPPAPDYRSGEDAPYRPPPPFAASRTPPRPKATPTYRKPPPYVPP, from the exons ATGAGAGCCGAGTGTGGCGAGATGGGGCGCGCGCAGTACGTCGCGTGTGCGCTGTTGCTGCTGTGCCCGCTGGCGCTCAGCAGGCACGACGACGACTTCGCCTTTGACGCGAGCGAAGAATTTCAG GTTGAATTAACTGCCAATCATTCTGAAATAGCAAAAAATGGCCTAAGAAGGTTATGGGGTGTCCCCGATACGTCGGCCTACGTGGGACATTTGTTCCGTATGGAAATCCCGAAGGAAGCGTTCTCAGGCAAAGTTTTAGCTTATAAG GTTCGCAGTGAAGAGGGCCGACGCACGCCGAGCTGGCTGGCCGTGGACTCGAGGCATGGCTTGATCAGCGGCGTGCCTCAGAAGCAGGATCTCGGCACGCACACATTCACCGTCACCGCGCACGGCGCCACGCGCGGACTCACCGCCACCGACTCCTTTACTATTGAG GTAAAGAAAGCGGAAGAGAAGCCGCACTCGAAGTACGGCACGTGCGTGGGCGTGGAGAGCCGCCTGGCGCTGGCGCTGCTCGTGGACGGCGCCTTCCACAACATCGCGCCGCGGCACCGCATCCGCGCACTCATGCAGCTCGCCAACTTCATGGCCATCGACGGC GATGAATTTTGGATGGAGCCATATAAGACTGAATCACACGCAGAAACAATACTGAGTGGCATAGGTTCATCGCAACGCAAGCGCGGTGACGCCACAACcgctatttatttaaat GTGGGCTGCGGCAACAAGCTGTGGAGCCAGCACAAGGTGCTGGTGGCGGGGCTGCGCGAGCAGTCGCGCGACGGCACGCTCGCGCACGTCGTGCGCCTGCCCGTCATCGGCTGGCGGCTGCTGGCGCTGCAGCCCGCGCCCAGGGTCAAGAGACAG TCCCAGTTCGAAGGGTCGGGAATGGCTGTATACGACACTGAGTATGATAACGACGACGACGTGGACTACAGCGGCTACGACGACGACAAAGACGACGAAGATGACTACGGACACGACGGCGACAGCCCCTTCACG GTGGACGCGTCGCTCCCGCCTCCCGTCCCCCGCCCGCACCCCCACCGGCACCACCACGGCGAGGCGCCACACACCACCACCGACACGTTTCAgagctcgccgccgccgccgtcgACCCCGGCCCCTCCCCTCACCCCCGTACCGTCTGTACCGTCTGTACCGCCACCCTCCCCCCCGGCCGAGCCCACTGCCGCCCCGACCACGGAGGAACTCACAACCGCGCGCGCCCAGGATACCACTCCCGACTCCGCATCTACTAATACGTATACCACGGAG AATGGTGAAGAAAATGGGGAAAACCCGGTATGGGAACACACTTCGGAAACAATTAACAATCAATTCACACATGCACCGGTGTCGCCAAGGAAGTTTAACGAAGTTGTCATCAGCCCGCAATACCCTGACGTAGTAGACGCGACCACAGTTGAAACTGAAGTT GACACAACAGCAACGGAAGGCAAAAGTACAATAATAGGTCAGACTACGGAGACCGTGACGTTCGCAATGCCAGTGAACCAACCACCATCGCTCAAACACCACATGAAGAAACTGGCCATCATCGCGGGCAAGGCGTTCAG GTATATAATACCAACGGATCTATTCACGGACCCAGAAGAAGGCAGCAACCTTACGTTTACGATGTACGAGGCTGACAACGTGCGGCTCAGCAAGACCTCCTGGATACAGTTCATTCCGTCCGGACGGGAAGTCTATGGATT GCCACTGGAAGCCCACGTATCTCGCTGGAACTTCATAGTCGAAGCTCAGGACAGCGAAGGATTAGTAGCGCGCGGTCCCCTAGACATCACCGTCCAACAACACAAGAGCGGCCGCACCATCAACCACCAATTCATCATGCAGTTCAAACTCCTCAAGGAGGTCAACAACGCCATAGACTGGCAGATCAGAGCCTTGGAAGGAATCGTCAACCTGTTCCGGGATACTGATATGGATCATTTGACGGTGCTCAATGCTACGCAAAATGGAGATATATGCGAGTTCGTATGGACTAATGATACATTGCCGAAAGATGCTGCATGCCCCACTGATGACATTAAAAAGCTTATGAAg ATAATGGAATCCGACACGGAAGCGGGCAGTCCGTCCGCGAGCCTGGTGCGCGTCATGTCGCCGGAGCTGAAGGTGTCGGGCGTGCGctggcgcggcgcgggcgcgtgcgcggcgggcgcggcgggcgcggcgccgggCGCGGCCCCCGCCACGCGCGCCCCCGACACCTACCCGCCCGTCACGCGCAACCAGGTCGATCACATCAACGCCGCCGTGGGACAACTGCTTGTATACAAAGTGCCAGAG GACACGTTCTTCGACCCGGAGGATGGAGGTACTCGCAACCTGCACCTCTCTCTGCGGTACAGCGACCGCACGGAGCTGCCGCCGGGCCACTGGCTGCAGTTCGACGCCAAGAACCAGGAGTTCTACGGCCTGCCCGCGCCCGGCGACGAGGGCAGCGTTTCTTACCAACTg ATTGCAGAAGACTCGAGCAAGAAGAGTGCACACGACAGTTTAATAGTTGAAGTGTCAAAGGCACCGGAAATTCGTCCCACAGTCGAGTTCCAAATGACTATGGAGTATCCGTTCCCGAAACTAGCGTATGACGCAAACAACAAACGTAAAGTCGTCGAGAAACTCGCCGCATTGTTCGGACAGAAAGAGACAGCGAATATAAGGATACAGAGCATTACTAACAATCCTACTACGATAATATG GTACAACACAAGCCTGCCAATGGACAGATGTCCTAAAAAGGAAATCGAAGACCTCCGCAATATGATAATAGCCGACGAGCGTGGCACTACAGGTGGCGCTCTTAAAGACCACGTAGACCAAATATTCGATAAAGACTTAAAAGTAATGTCCATAAGACTTATACCTCTGGGGCTGTGCGCAGAGCAGGGCACTAAAGTGGCCAAGCCAACGATACCGGTGCACTCCGGTGCCACTAACACTCAAGGCAGTAAGGCTGGAAGTGTACAGGACCAAACCTACCTCGTGACCTTCGTCATACCAGCGGTTGTGATTGTCTGTATGATTCTGTTGGCCGGAATCATCGCCTGTGTCTTGTATAGAAGAAGACGAACCg GTAAAATGAGCGTCGGCGACGAGGAGGAGCGACAGGCGTTCCGCTCGAAGGGCATCCCGGTGATCTTCCAGGACGAGCTGGAGGAGCGCGGGGACGCCGAGCCCGTGCACAAGAGCCCCGTCATCATGCGCGAGGAGAAGCCGCCGCTGCTGCCGCCCGCGCCCGACTACAG GTCTGGCGAGGACGCGCCGTaccggccgccgccgccgttcGCCGCATCACGCACGCCGCCGCGGCCCAAGGCCACTCCCACCTACAGGAAACCTCCCCCTTACGTGCCGCCTTAA